In Helicobacter mastomyrinus, a single genomic region encodes these proteins:
- a CDS encoding TRL-like family protein: MKKLVLALGIGGAMAFFSGCAIGSTAGLASGALYSDMTGPVAATSAAGSSKEGRATCSNILGLISVGDCSVDAASRNGNVSQIKSVDTKIWSILGIYTASTTIVKGN, encoded by the coding sequence ATGAAGAAGCTTGTTTTAGCTTTAGGTATAGGCGGTGCAATGGCATTTTTTAGTGGTTGTGCAATTGGCAGCACAGCTGGACTTGCTTCAGGAGCATTATATTCTGATATGACTGGTCCTGTAGCAGCTACTTCTGCAGCTGGAAGTTCTAAAGAAGGTCGAGCTACTTGCTCAAATATTCTTGGTCTTATCTCTGTAGGTGATTGCTCTGTTGATGCAGCCAGCAGAAATGGCAATGTTTCCCAAATCAAAAGTGTAGATACAAAAATATGGAGTATTTTAGGTATTTACACTGCTTCAACAACTATTGTTAAAGGTAACTAA
- the mfd gene encoding transcription-repair coupling factor: MIQSHLYRLLKQGHFTYELLLTNDSKQAQDACEVFSLFGSPTPFVLPELPIHFGDDLSSFREEFLHTLNVLRKFYEAKFPKILISPIASVLYALPKQDILQSFTLTRSSHYDFSALKEQIIEYGYECVEVVELEGEVSFRGDIIDIFIPYSGNPNRIAFFDDEVESIRTFDIHTQMSNPNELQELCIPPALFSLNPQESESIQSQVQKSNFEGFSKDIASFGFWFLGEGAHFLPLQYCTLLTQEALSEASEIYSLNPMEKALPLKDIESLCVCEICEGYSDINFVPNNLVSMIRTHSNRAITLITHNDIKLKAYDKSDLEGVKIKHSSAVVNLITPDELLLSLNTFAPKLKHKKPTLKLNEIAQGEYVVHSEYGIGLFMGLKSAQIAGVVRDFIEIAYQGEDRLLLPVENLNMIDRYVADSGQIPLLDRLGKGSFAKLKQKVRVKLLEIANGIIELAAKRNLLQGIKIEVQNPALLTFQNACGFTLTKDQVRSIEEIYADLSSGKVMDRLLSGDVGFGKTEVAMNAIYATYLSGYQSAMIVPTTLLCSQHYHALVARLSPFGVRVGRCDRFLKGSEKKQLFWALKNNEVQVVVGTHALFGAEFAKLGLIVVDEEHKFGVKQKERIKEISANTHLLSMSATPIPRTLNMALSQIKSLSSLQTPPMDRIPVRTFIKVSKDSLLKEVILRELRRGGQVFYIHNNIASIQKRANELQSLLPQLKIAILHSQVDNATSEAIMCDFAANKYNLLLCTSIVESGIHLPNANTIIVAVADRFGIADLHQLRGRVGRSNKEGFCYFLLQDMDSITPEAKKRLMALEKNSYLGSGENLAYYDLEIRGGGNLLGEAQSGHIKNIGYGLYLRMLEECIHYLSGKGVAAQSQCDLKLNINAYLNPQLIASDKLRLELYRRLSLCENISAVNDIESEIFDRFGALDKESEAFLELIRIKVLANACALKQIMHYGQNITFVYADNSKESVVSPSKDWDDVMESIMVFLRKKLQK; this comes from the coding sequence TTGATACAATCCCATCTGTACAGACTTCTCAAACAAGGGCATTTCACTTACGAGCTACTCCTTACTAATGATTCTAAACAAGCCCAAGATGCTTGTGAAGTCTTTAGCTTATTTGGCTCTCCCACGCCCTTTGTCTTGCCCGAGCTACCCATACATTTTGGCGATGATTTAAGCTCCTTTCGCGAGGAGTTTTTACACACGCTCAATGTATTACGGAAATTTTATGAGGCAAAATTCCCTAAGATTCTTATCTCCCCTATCGCAAGTGTGCTATATGCGCTTCCTAAGCAAGATATATTACAATCTTTTACGCTCACACGCTCCTCTCATTATGATTTTTCCGCGCTTAAAGAGCAGATTATTGAGTATGGATATGAATGTGTGGAGGTGGTGGAGCTAGAGGGGGAAGTGAGCTTTAGAGGAGATATTATTGATATTTTTATCCCTTATAGTGGCAATCCTAATCGCATTGCGTTTTTTGATGATGAGGTAGAGAGCATACGCACTTTTGACATACATACACAGATGAGTAATCCCAATGAATTGCAAGAGCTATGTATCCCTCCTGCGCTTTTTTCACTCAATCCACAAGAGAGTGAAAGTATCCAATCTCAAGTACAAAAGAGCAATTTTGAAGGATTCAGTAAAGATATAGCCTCGTTTGGATTCTGGTTTCTAGGAGAGGGAGCACATTTTCTGCCGTTACAATATTGCACGTTGCTTACACAAGAGGCTTTGAGTGAGGCAAGTGAGATCTATAGCCTTAATCCTATGGAGAAAGCCCTGCCTTTAAAAGATATAGAATCTTTGTGTGTGTGTGAAATATGCGAGGGATACAGCGATATAAACTTCGTGCCAAATAATCTTGTCTCAATGATAAGGACACATTCTAATCGCGCTATTACGCTCATAACGCATAATGATATTAAGCTTAAAGCCTATGATAAAAGTGATTTAGAGGGTGTTAAAATAAAGCATTCTAGCGCGGTTGTGAATCTTATCACACCTGATGAATTGCTCCTTTCGCTCAATACCTTTGCACCAAAGCTCAAGCATAAAAAGCCTACCTTAAAGCTCAATGAAATCGCACAGGGTGAATATGTCGTGCATAGTGAATATGGCATAGGGCTATTTATGGGGTTAAAATCTGCCCAAATTGCTGGGGTGGTGAGGGATTTTATTGAAATTGCTTATCAGGGTGAGGATAGACTTTTATTACCGGTTGAGAATCTTAATATGATTGATAGATATGTGGCAGATTCTGGGCAGATACCCCTCCTTGATAGGCTAGGGAAAGGCAGTTTTGCGAAACTCAAGCAAAAGGTGAGGGTAAAGCTTTTAGAAATTGCCAATGGTATTATTGAGCTTGCCGCTAAGCGCAACCTTTTACAAGGCATAAAGATTGAGGTGCAAAATCCTGCATTGCTTACATTTCAAAATGCCTGTGGATTCACTCTTACAAAAGATCAAGTGCGTAGCATTGAGGAGATTTATGCGGATTTATCTTCGGGCAAGGTAATGGATAGACTGCTAAGTGGCGATGTGGGCTTTGGCAAAACAGAAGTGGCGATGAATGCCATATATGCTACCTATTTGTCCGGTTATCAGTCCGCAATGATAGTGCCTACTACATTGCTTTGCTCACAGCATTATCACGCCCTTGTAGCGCGATTATCACCTTTTGGTGTGCGTGTGGGACGATGTGATAGATTCTTAAAAGGCAGTGAGAAAAAGCAGCTTTTTTGGGCACTTAAAAATAATGAAGTGCAAGTGGTGGTAGGCACTCACGCGCTTTTTGGGGCGGAGTTTGCAAAATTAGGGCTTATTGTGGTAGATGAGGAGCATAAGTTTGGCGTGAAGCAAAAAGAACGTATCAAGGAGATAAGCGCTAATACGCATCTTTTAAGTATGAGTGCTACGCCTATCCCGCGCACGCTTAATATGGCACTCTCACAAATCAAGTCCCTAAGTTCACTGCAGACTCCCCCGATGGACAGAATTCCGGTGCGGACATTTATTAAAGTTAGCAAAGATTCATTGCTTAAAGAAGTGATTTTGCGTGAGCTTAGGCGTGGTGGGCAGGTATTTTATATTCATAATAACATCGCAAGTATTCAAAAAAGGGCTAATGAATTACAAAGCCTCCTTCCACAGCTTAAAATCGCTATATTGCATTCACAAGTGGATAATGCCACAAGCGAGGCTATTATGTGTGATTTTGCAGCAAATAAATACAATCTTTTACTTTGCACGAGCATTGTAGAATCTGGCATTCATCTCCCTAATGCCAACACGATTATTGTGGCTGTGGCGGATAGATTTGGCATAGCGGATCTGCATCAGCTGCGAGGACGTGTAGGGCGGAGTAATAAAGAGGGGTTTTGCTACTTTTTGCTTCAAGATATGGATTCTATCACGCCTGAAGCAAAAAAGCGGCTTATGGCATTAGAGAAAAATTCATATCTAGGCAGCGGGGAAAATTTAGCCTATTATGATCTAGAGATACGAGGTGGTGGGAATCTTCTAGGAGAGGCGCAGAGCGGACATATTAAAAATATCGGCTATGGATTGTATTTACGTATGCTGGAGGAGTGCATTCATTATTTAAGCGGTAAGGGCGTGGCAGCACAAAGTCAATGTGATCTAAAGCTTAATATCAATGCCTATCTTAACCCTCAGCTTATCGCAAGCGATAAATTGCGCTTGGAGCTGTATCGGCGATTATCGCTTTGTGAGAATATAAGCGCGGTCAATGATATAGAATCTGAGATTTTTGATAGGTTTGGTGCGCTTGATAAGGAGAGTGAAGCCTTTTTGGAACTCATACGCATAAAAGTCTTAGCTAACGCTTGTGCTTTGAAGCAAATAATGCACTATGGGCAGAATATCACTTTTGTGTATGCGGATAATAGCAAGGAAAGCGTGGTATCGCCTAGCAAGGATTGGGACGATGTGATGGAGAGCATAATGGTATTTTTACGCAAGAAATTACAAAAGTAA
- a CDS encoding Na/Pi cotransporter family protein, with the protein MFQKYLMPLCILAFVYFVSTSEALTSVSAGLAILLFGMLSLGNGFRAFNGGFLENLLATSTNTAVKSVTFGAVVTAIMQSSSLVSVLSISFVSASLLSLAQGIGVMFGANLGNSAGSWLIAGVSGMKISALALPLIVGGVLFNFQNAKSAKGVGQILIGIGFFFLGVGYIKDGFEEYKEVVDFAQYSMEGLRGVLLFVGLGALMTAIVQSSHATLTIIISAFATGSLMYENALAATLGTSVGGVMTALISSLGTNIDGKRLAVANCIFNFGIAVLVIATFDYFVWINSTLSSLLDLSEESVLRIAVFHTLFNFVAVVLLLPLIPKISSFLERVLKEKSTQVDKPLYVNDTIVQYQDTALLALRHEIGHLYDNAFELIAHTLGFSRADIKSKKDINDILKANIWAKEDIDVEIFYIKKIKVLFNAILDFSTQAQAHTQDQNYIRKFALLTSSARHIVEAIKNMELLQPNLKKNSLSKNVILSNEYNNLRIHLALLLRNINEINTYEDMHPQEVIVKLKAEKKVFKKMDKNSILYIESLLSKKELSVQNSTSLLNAVGFSHSIAKELINAMIQIQKTYFEEGGEAESSGGIAGNTDEE; encoded by the coding sequence ATGTTTCAAAAATACCTTATGCCCTTATGTATCCTTGCTTTTGTATATTTTGTATCTACAAGCGAGGCACTCACAAGCGTAAGCGCGGGACTAGCTATTTTACTTTTTGGTATGTTGAGTTTGGGAAATGGATTTCGCGCCTTTAATGGAGGATTCTTAGAAAATCTGCTTGCTACTTCTACTAATACTGCGGTTAAAAGCGTAACCTTTGGGGCAGTTGTCACAGCAATTATGCAAAGTTCTTCTTTAGTTTCAGTGCTTTCAATCTCTTTTGTATCTGCTTCATTGCTTAGTTTGGCTCAAGGTATTGGCGTGATGTTTGGTGCGAATCTAGGCAATAGTGCGGGTTCGTGGTTGATTGCCGGGGTGAGTGGCATGAAAATCTCTGCTTTAGCGCTGCCACTGATTGTAGGAGGTGTGTTGTTTAATTTTCAAAATGCAAAATCGGCTAAAGGGGTAGGACAGATTCTTATAGGGATTGGCTTTTTCTTTTTGGGCGTGGGCTATATCAAAGATGGTTTTGAGGAATATAAGGAGGTCGTTGATTTTGCGCAGTATTCTATGGAAGGGTTGCGTGGGGTGCTACTTTTTGTAGGGCTTGGGGCATTGATGACGGCTATTGTGCAAAGCTCACACGCGACTTTGACGATTATTATTTCGGCTTTTGCCACAGGTAGCCTGATGTATGAGAATGCCCTTGCAGCGACGCTTGGGACAAGTGTAGGAGGAGTAATGACAGCTCTTATCTCTTCCCTTGGCACAAATATTGATGGCAAACGATTAGCCGTAGCAAATTGTATTTTTAATTTTGGTATAGCAGTCCTTGTGATTGCTACTTTTGATTATTTTGTATGGATAAATAGCACGCTTTCCTCACTACTTGACTTAAGTGAGGAAAGCGTGCTAAGGATTGCTGTTTTTCACACACTTTTTAATTTTGTTGCTGTTGTGCTGCTTCTACCGCTTATACCTAAAATATCCTCTTTCCTTGAAAGGGTTTTAAAAGAGAAAAGCACACAGGTGGATAAACCCCTATACGTAAATGATACGATCGTGCAATATCAAGATACAGCTTTGCTAGCCCTTAGACACGAGATTGGACATCTCTATGATAACGCTTTTGAGCTTATCGCCCATACACTTGGCTTTTCACGTGCGGATATTAAGAGTAAAAAAGATATAAATGACATTCTTAAGGCAAATATATGGGCAAAAGAAGATATAGATGTAGAGATTTTTTATATTAAAAAAATTAAAGTCCTTTTTAATGCAATCTTAGATTTTTCCACACAAGCTCAAGCCCACACACAAGATCAAAACTATATCCGTAAGTTTGCACTGCTTACTTCATCTGCCCGTCATATCGTAGAGGCTATCAAAAATATGGAGCTTTTGCAGCCTAATCTCAAGAAAAATAGTCTTTCTAAAAATGTAATTCTCTCAAATGAATATAATAACCTAAGGATACATTTAGCCTTGCTTTTGCGCAATATTAATGAGATTAATACTTATGAGGATATGCACCCCCAAGAAGTCATTGTAAAGCTTAAGGCGGAGAAAAAGGTGTTTAAAAAAATGGATAAAAACTCTATTTTATATATTGAATCTTTACTAAGCAAAAAAGAATTAAGCGTGCAAAATAGCACTTCTTTGCTTAATGCAGTGGGGTTTAGCCATAGTATTGCTAAGGAGCTTATTAATGCAATGATTCAGATTCAAAAGACGTATTTTGAAGAAGGGGGTGAAGCAGAGAGCAGTGGGGGAATAGCAGGTAATACCGATGAAGAATAA
- a CDS encoding recombinase family protein — MNYAYLRVSTHKQSIENQYFEIQKWCEKHHIHIDSVCAEPISGMISPSYRQLGKIIKKAKRGDCLIICEISRLGRSILQIMGVLNQCMERGITIYSIKENYELGDNINSKVLAFAFGLNAEIERHLISQRTKEALLRIKHEGRKLGRPQGSTPLSALKLYPHKDSILYMRQKQIPLVQIAQKFKVNRKTLSAFLHRLDTQ, encoded by the coding sequence ATGAACTACGCATATTTGAGGGTATCAACTCACAAGCAAAGTATTGAAAATCAATATTTTGAAATTCAAAAATGGTGTGAAAAGCATCATATTCATATTGATTCTGTCTGTGCGGAACCAATAAGCGGTATGATTAGTCCTAGCTATCGTCAACTTGGCAAAATCATCAAAAAAGCTAAGAGGGGAGATTGCCTTATTATCTGTGAAATTTCCCGTCTTGGCAGGAGTATTTTGCAGATTATGGGTGTGCTTAATCAATGTATGGAGCGAGGCATTACGATTTACTCTATTAAAGAAAACTACGAATTAGGGGATAATATTAACTCTAAGGTTTTAGCCTTTGCATTTGGGCTAAATGCGGAGATTGAGCGGCATCTTATCTCTCAACGCACCAAAGAAGCCCTCTTGCGTATCAAGCACGAGGGGAGAAAGCTTGGGCGACCACAGGGCAGCACGCCTCTTTCTGCCTTAAAACTTTATCCTCATAAAGATTCTATATTGTATATGCGCCAAAAGCAAATCCCGCTGGTGCAAATAGCTCAAAAATTCAAAGTAAATCGCAAGACATTAAGTGCTTTTCTTCACAGGCTTGATACACAATAG
- a CDS encoding AEC family transporter: MLLAIYSVSVFIFIGYIAKLLRLVGNKQSGILLGFLLNFALPAQIFNGTYHAHIDIAFLYVCLISLLCSISGGVALFGIGKMLKLERNSILAMSFMGAFGNTLFLGLPIVNGALGESYANKVIIYDQIVTGIPIAFLAPLILSLNGKGIFSVRAITLRLFQSPLFLSLLFGLALKFLPLEIPDELFIPLKSLAQTATPVALFAIGVQMSLKSVKEEWRLTALLLFGKMIIAPLMLFIVVLVSFGGFNDLWRMALIEVAMPPVVSAGAIVIKAGLNAKLAVSAIAFGILLSFVSVPLWLLVT, translated from the coding sequence ATGCTCCTTGCCATTTATAGTGTGTCTGTATTTATTTTTATCGGTTATATTGCCAAGCTTTTGCGCCTTGTGGGGAATAAGCAAAGTGGTATTTTGCTTGGTTTTTTGCTGAATTTCGCCCTCCCTGCACAAATTTTCAATGGCACTTATCACGCACATATTGATATCGCATTTTTATATGTATGCTTAATTAGCCTATTATGCTCTATTAGCGGTGGAGTGGCACTTTTTGGGATTGGTAAAATGCTAAAGCTTGAGCGTAATTCTATTCTTGCCATGAGCTTTATGGGTGCATTTGGAAATACGCTTTTTTTAGGACTGCCTATTGTCAATGGCGCACTTGGGGAATCCTATGCAAACAAAGTCATTATTTATGATCAAATCGTTACAGGCATTCCTATTGCCTTCCTTGCACCGCTTATATTAAGCCTTAATGGCAAAGGGATTTTTAGCGTTAGGGCGATTACTTTGCGTCTTTTTCAAAGTCCGCTCTTTCTGTCTTTGCTCTTTGGTTTGGCGTTAAAGTTTCTGCCTTTAGAGATTCCTGATGAACTCTTTATTCCCCTTAAAAGTCTTGCGCAAACGGCTACACCCGTAGCTCTCTTTGCCATTGGGGTGCAGATGAGTCTTAAAAGTGTTAAAGAGGAGTGGAGGCTCACCGCTCTGCTTCTGTTTGGGAAAATGATAATCGCGCCTCTTATGCTTTTTATCGTTGTGCTCGTTAGCTTTGGGGGATTCAATGATTTGTGGCGTATGGCGCTTATTGAGGTGGCTATGCCGCCTGTGGTGAGTGCAGGGGCTATAGTGATTAAAGCAGGGCTTAATGCAAAACTCGCAGTAAGTGCTATTGCGTTTGGAATCTTGCTTAGCTTTGTGAGTGTGCCTCTGTGGCTTCTTGTAACATAA
- a CDS encoding cation acetate symporter, protein MQRFIKIYTFVLLSLSPLYGASIDMGGAKAEVNPIAIGMFLTFVLATLFITYLSNKKSQSASGFYTAGGNITGAQNGIAIAGDYMSAASFLGITALVFTNGFDGLIYSIGFLAGWPIILFLIAEKFRNLGKFTFADITAYRLEAKPIRIISAISALSVIVFYLIAQMVGAGQLIQVLFGLPYTLAVVLVGVLMICYVVFGGMHATTWVQIIKAILLLAGASFMAIMILYHTKFDLHYYFSQAIEHHPKGEAIMSPGGFLSDSISALSLGLALMFGTAGLPHILMRFFTVKDAKEARKSVFYATGLIGYFYILTFIIGFGAIALLLGNADFTNPDGTYNGIANMVAVNLAAVIGGDVFLGFISAVAFATILAVVSGLAIAGAGAISHDLFVNVCKNGVCDAKLEMKVTKIATIFIGLCAIALGIVFEKQNVAFTVGLAFAIAASVNFPILLLCIYWKNLTTKGAFWGGLLGLIVVLVLVILSPSIWVKSFGFESAIFPYDHPAIFTMPLTFVAIYLISMLDNSKRAKIDRAGFNAQNFRAESGVGISEAVAH, encoded by the coding sequence ATGCAAAGATTCATCAAAATATATACATTTGTATTGCTAAGTTTAAGCCCTCTTTATGGGGCATCTATTGATATGGGTGGGGCAAAGGCAGAGGTTAATCCCATAGCTATTGGTATGTTTCTTACTTTTGTGTTAGCTACATTGTTTATTACTTATCTTTCAAATAAGAAAAGCCAATCAGCAAGTGGATTCTATACGGCTGGGGGGAATATTACCGGAGCGCAAAATGGCATAGCTATCGCTGGAGACTATATGAGTGCAGCAAGCTTCTTGGGTATTACCGCACTCGTCTTTACTAACGGCTTTGATGGGCTGATCTATTCGATTGGATTCTTGGCTGGTTGGCCTATTATTTTATTCCTCATTGCAGAAAAGTTTAGGAATCTTGGCAAATTCACCTTTGCTGATATTACCGCTTATCGCCTTGAGGCAAAGCCTATCCGCATTATTTCGGCTATTTCAGCCTTAAGTGTGATTGTCTTTTACTTGATTGCGCAAATGGTGGGGGCTGGACAGCTCATTCAGGTGCTTTTTGGATTGCCCTATACATTAGCTGTTGTGCTTGTAGGGGTGCTTATGATTTGCTATGTCGTTTTTGGAGGAATGCACGCAACTACTTGGGTGCAAATCATCAAGGCTATTTTGCTTTTAGCCGGAGCAAGTTTTATGGCGATTATGATTTTATATCATACAAAATTTGACTTGCATTATTATTTCTCTCAAGCAATCGAACATCACCCTAAGGGAGAGGCTATTATGTCTCCGGGCGGATTCTTATCTGATAGTATTTCTGCACTATCGCTTGGATTGGCGCTTATGTTTGGCACAGCTGGATTACCTCATATCCTTATGCGATTTTTTACCGTTAAAGATGCAAAAGAAGCGCGCAAGTCGGTATTTTATGCCACAGGCTTGATAGGATATTTTTATATTCTTACCTTTATTATTGGTTTTGGGGCGATTGCATTATTACTAGGCAATGCTGATTTTACCAACCCTGATGGCACTTACAATGGCATTGCTAATATGGTAGCTGTGAATCTTGCCGCAGTCATTGGCGGAGATGTGTTTTTGGGCTTTATCTCTGCAGTGGCTTTTGCTACGATTTTGGCTGTTGTGTCTGGATTAGCCATTGCTGGGGCTGGTGCGATAAGCCACGATTTATTTGTGAATGTCTGCAAAAATGGTGTGTGTGATGCTAAACTTGAGATGAAAGTAACCAAAATCGCCACAATATTTATCGGGTTATGCGCGATTGCTTTAGGTATAGTATTTGAGAAGCAAAATGTCGCTTTCACCGTGGGACTTGCCTTTGCCATTGCTGCAAGTGTGAATTTCCCTATCTTGCTTTTGTGTATTTATTGGAAAAATCTTACAACCAAAGGTGCATTTTGGGGCGGTTTATTGGGACTTATCGTGGTGCTTGTGCTAGTGATTTTAAGCCCTAGTATTTGGGTAAAGAGCTTTGGCTTTGAGAGCGCGATTTTCCCTTATGATCACCCGGCAATCTTTACTATGCCACTTACTTTTGTTGCGATATACCTTATCTCTATGCTTGATAATTCTAAACGAGCTAAGATTGATAGAGCAGGATTCAATGCGCAAAACTTTAGAGCAGAGAGTGGCGTAGGCATAAGCGAAGCAGTAGCACATTAA
- a CDS encoding MraY family glycosyltransferase, translating to MPYIIGLLFTTFALVGVSNAINIIDGFNGLASGVCLLVLCAIAYVAYDVGDREILYCTLALIGAVGGFFICNFPFGYIFLGDGGAYFLGFIIGILLVILTQNNESVSAFFGLSVMIYPIWEVLFSIWRRKKRGLNATSPDDLHLHTLLFKKLKSNALTSSAILCVQILIIGISIAFYSRTYILIAFIVGFTAIYLIAYKGLERNYCVSSL from the coding sequence TTGCCCTATATAATCGGTCTATTATTTACCACATTTGCATTAGTGGGTGTAAGTAATGCTATAAATATTATTGATGGCTTTAATGGTTTAGCAAGTGGTGTGTGCTTATTGGTTTTATGTGCTATAGCGTATGTGGCTTATGATGTAGGAGATAGAGAAATATTATATTGCACATTAGCTCTTATAGGAGCAGTTGGAGGATTCTTTATATGTAACTTTCCTTTTGGATATATTTTTTTAGGTGATGGCGGAGCATATTTTTTAGGTTTTATCATAGGTATATTATTAGTCATTCTTACACAAAATAATGAATCTGTGAGTGCCTTTTTTGGCTTAAGTGTGATGATTTATCCTATATGGGAAGTCCTATTTTCGATATGGCGACGCAAGAAGCGTGGACTAAATGCTACTAGCCCTGATGATTTGCATTTGCATACATTGCTTTTTAAAAAGCTAAAAAGCAATGCTCTTACCTCAAGTGCTATTTTGTGTGTGCAGATTCTTATCATTGGCATAAGCATTGCCTTCTATTCTCGCACATATATACTTATAGCTTTTATTGTGGGGTTTACAGCCATTTATCTCATTGCGTATAAGGGATTGGAAAGAAACTATTGTGTATCAAGCCTGTGA
- a CDS encoding MraY family glycosyltransferase, with the protein MSHIEIKIVCLCFIISLVLCVLIIGMSKKYRIFIDSGTSSKPQRFHTLSTPRAGGISIFGAFCIMVILCYSSHFEIMMILLGASVIFASGLIEDFRGNLSPKIRLLMQCVAAFGVCTMLDLYLKDLSLGFTLPYIIGLLFTTFALVGVSNAINIIDGFNGLASGVCLLVLCAIAYVAYDVGDREILYCTLALIGAVGGFFICNFPFGYIFLGDGGAYFLGFIIGILLVILTQNNESVSAFFGLSVMIYPIWEVLFSIWRKRIKRKMSATQPDKVHFHMLVFKRVTRSNAYASCLILALNIPFVALSVYYYHHTVILLVLCAAFALCYTYFYAKLTRFGL; encoded by the coding sequence GTGTCCCATATAGAAATAAAAATTGTATGCCTATGTTTTATTATCAGCCTTGTGTTGTGCGTGTTGATTATTGGTATGAGTAAAAAATACAGAATTTTTATTGATAGCGGCACTTCTAGTAAGCCTCAACGTTTTCATACCCTATCTACCCCTAGAGCAGGTGGCATAAGTATCTTTGGTGCGTTTTGCATTATGGTAATTCTGTGCTATTCCTCACATTTTGAGATTATGATGATTCTACTTGGTGCTAGTGTGATTTTTGCGAGTGGGCTTATAGAAGATTTTCGTGGGAATCTCTCGCCAAAAATACGACTTTTAATGCAATGTGTGGCTGCTTTTGGTGTATGTACTATGCTTGATTTGTATCTTAAAGATTTATCCCTAGGCTTTACCCTGCCCTATATAATCGGTCTATTATTTACCACATTTGCATTAGTGGGTGTAAGTAATGCTATAAATATTATTGATGGCTTTAATGGTTTAGCAAGTGGTGTGTGCTTATTGGTTTTATGTGCTATAGCGTATGTGGCTTATGATGTAGGAGATAGAGAAATATTATATTGCACATTAGCTCTTATAGGAGCAGTTGGAGGATTCTTTATATGTAACTTTCCTTTTGGATATATTTTTTTAGGTGATGGCGGAGCATATTTTTTAGGTTTTATCATAGGTATATTATTAGTCATTCTTACACAAAATAATGAATCTGTGAGTGCCTTTTTTGGCTTAAGTGTGATGATTTATCCTATATGGGAAGTCCTATTTTCGATATGGCGTAAACGTATCAAGCGTAAAATGTCCGCGACACAGCCTGACAAAGTGCATTTTCATATGCTTGTTTTTAAGCGCGTTACTCGCTCTAATGCCTATGCTTCGTGCTTGATTTTGGCATTGAATATCCCTTTTGTTGCCCTAAGCGTCTATTACTATCATCACACAGTTATTTTGCTTGTGCTATGTGCGGCATTTGCGCTATGCTATACCTATTTTTATGCAAAATTAACTCGCTTTGGGCTTTAA
- a CDS encoding polysaccharide deacetylase family protein, with protein sequence MQALESKYAHIAPTQWGEDLQGITTLLPNDSKPTIYLTFDACGGDYDKALIDYLITQQIPATLFINSRWIDKHPSEFLALAHNPLFSIQNHGTRHLPLSVNGRSIYNIKGTNSIKEIYDEVMGNDKRIFTLTGKKPRYFRSGTAYYDEVAVSILKDLNYEIAGFDVLGDGGATFSKKKILEQISKVRNGSILIYHFNKPKSDTFAGIKEVVPLLTQKGFTFGKLE encoded by the coding sequence TTGCAAGCGCTGGAGTCAAAATATGCACATATCGCTCCTACACAGTGGGGTGAGGATTTGCAAGGCATTACTACACTTTTGCCAAATGATTCTAAACCTACTATCTATCTTACTTTTGATGCCTGTGGTGGCGACTATGATAAGGCATTGATTGATTATCTTATCACACAGCAGATTCCAGCGACTTTATTTATCAACTCGCGTTGGATTGATAAACACCCTAGTGAGTTTTTAGCCCTAGCACATAATCCACTTTTTTCTATACAAAATCACGGCACAAGACATCTCCCATTAAGTGTGAATGGCAGAAGCATTTATAATATCAAGGGCACAAATTCTATAAAAGAAATTTATGATGAAGTAATGGGAAATGATAAGCGCATTTTTACACTCACAGGCAAGAAACCACGATATTTTCGTTCAGGCACGGCGTATTATGATGAGGTAGCAGTTAGCATACTCAAAGATTTGAATTATGAAATTGCGGGATTTGATGTGCTAGGCGATGGCGGAGCGACCTTTTCTAAAAAGAAAATACTAGAGCAAATCTCAAAAGTAAGAAATGGCAGTATTTTGATTTATCACTTTAATAAACCTAAAAGCGATACTTTTGCAGGGATTAAAGAAGTTGTCCCTCTGCTTACCCAAAAGGGTTTTACTTTTGGTAAGCTAGAGTAG